The following are encoded in a window of Lawsonia intracellularis PHE/MN1-00 genomic DNA:
- a CDS encoding helix-turn-helix domain-containing protein, translating to MDRELIKKVLGLIIKNFREEQGLSRYIVAKESGLDSSWLRRLEDGKSGIRTETLILIARGLKLPAATIITKIEQALENPDAWLANYRTTSDSI from the coding sequence ATGGATAGAGAATTAATAAAAAAAGTACTAGGGCTTATTATAAAGAACTTCAGAGAAGAACAAGGGCTAAGTCGGTATATAGTAGCAAAAGAAAGTGGTTTGGATTCTTCTTGGTTACGAAGATTAGAAGATGGAAAATCTGGAATTCGAACTGAAACACTCATTTTAATTGCACGTGGATTAAAACTTCCTGCAGCAACTATTATTACAAAAATCGAACAAGCACTTGAAAATCCAGATGCATGGCTAGCTAACTATAGAACAACTAGTGACAGTATATAG